A window from Pseudomonas alloputida encodes these proteins:
- the nrfB gene encoding cyclic di-3',5'-guanylate-activated glycosyltransferase NrfB: MSLVFIDFLTYLLFGLKLLAITLASLMFLLGLDDLFIDLCYWGRTLIRRFRIYGKFEKADEKRLYEVPEKPLAIMVPAWNEVGVVGEMARLAASTIDYENYQIFVGTYPNDPQTQADVDAVCLHFPNVHKVVCARPGPTSKADCLNNIIDALLRFQQDAGIEFAGFILHDAEDVISPMELRLFNYLLPSKDMIQIPVYPYAPEWKGFTAGHYVDEFAENHGKDVIVREALTGQVPSAGVGTCFSRRAISALLEDGDGIAFDVQSLTEDYDIGFRLKQKGMKCIFARYSITDPALTLKQDWRPGMSREFSQVICVREHFPRDWQHAIRQKSRWIVGIVFQGTSNLGWSRKGALNYFLWRDRRGLFAYLLSFLVNLLLLVLLAMWLVTVIAPESWRFMSILSDSWLLSTLLWLNGLMLLNRLFQRAWFVTRFYGIGEGLLSAPRMMWSNFVNFFANLRALRQVMEMGDSRRVAWDKTTHEFPAIATPARTPLGQRLVAKGLITDEQLQQAITSPVRRRLGRELLLRGWLNSEQLVATLAEQLDLPWAPLNPFKLSPQLIAKLPRKLATHYGVLPVDEDGGTLILASESPVSQVSLGVISRQLKRPVKARLAPQGRVTLGLRYHYPSPWQHQETRDMLAVLERHQDDEALLERVSHHQVMLGALLQVRGMVPVTLFNQALIDFDPEHQSLGEHLIARGIITRQVLEQALIEQASEQQVAIDLTREVA, from the coding sequence ATGAGCCTGGTATTCATCGATTTTCTCACTTACCTGCTGTTCGGCCTGAAGCTCCTGGCGATCACCCTTGCCTCGTTGATGTTCCTGCTGGGCCTGGACGACCTGTTCATCGATCTGTGCTATTGGGGGCGCACGCTGATCCGGCGTTTTCGCATCTACGGCAAGTTCGAAAAGGCCGATGAGAAGCGCTTGTACGAAGTCCCGGAAAAACCTTTGGCCATCATGGTCCCTGCCTGGAACGAAGTTGGCGTGGTCGGTGAAATGGCGCGCCTGGCCGCTTCGACCATCGACTACGAGAACTATCAGATCTTTGTCGGCACCTACCCCAACGACCCGCAAACCCAGGCTGACGTGGACGCGGTGTGCCTGCACTTCCCCAACGTGCACAAAGTGGTCTGCGCCCGCCCCGGCCCCACCAGCAAGGCCGACTGCCTGAACAACATCATCGACGCGCTGCTGCGCTTCCAGCAGGACGCCGGCATCGAGTTCGCCGGTTTCATCCTGCATGACGCCGAAGACGTGATCTCGCCGATGGAGCTGCGCCTGTTCAACTACCTGCTGCCGAGCAAGGACATGATCCAGATCCCGGTGTATCCCTACGCACCGGAGTGGAAGGGCTTCACTGCCGGCCACTATGTCGACGAGTTTGCCGAAAACCACGGCAAGGACGTGATCGTGCGCGAAGCGCTGACCGGCCAGGTGCCCAGTGCTGGCGTCGGCACCTGCTTCAGCCGCCGCGCCATCAGCGCACTGCTCGAGGACGGTGACGGCATCGCCTTTGACGTACAGAGCCTGACCGAGGACTACGACATCGGCTTTCGCCTGAAGCAAAAAGGCATGAAGTGCATTTTCGCCCGCTACTCCATCACCGACCCGGCACTGACCCTGAAGCAGGATTGGCGCCCAGGCATGAGCCGCGAATTCTCCCAGGTGATCTGTGTGCGCGAGCACTTCCCGCGTGACTGGCAGCATGCCATCCGGCAGAAGTCGCGCTGGATCGTCGGCATCGTGTTCCAGGGCACCAGCAACCTCGGCTGGAGCCGCAAGGGCGCGCTCAACTATTTCCTATGGCGTGACCGCCGCGGGCTGTTCGCCTACCTGCTGAGCTTCCTGGTCAACCTGTTACTGCTGGTGTTGCTGGCCATGTGGCTAGTCACGGTCATTGCGCCGGAGTCGTGGCGCTTCATGTCGATCCTCAGCGACAGCTGGTTGCTGTCGACCCTGCTGTGGCTGAACGGCCTGATGCTGCTCAACCGGCTGTTCCAGCGCGCCTGGTTCGTCACCCGCTTCTATGGCATCGGCGAGGGCCTGCTGTCGGCACCGCGAATGATGTGGAGCAACTTCGTCAACTTTTTCGCCAACCTGCGTGCACTGCGCCAGGTAATGGAAATGGGCGATTCGCGGCGCGTGGCCTGGGACAAGACCACCCACGAGTTCCCCGCCATCGCCACCCCGGCTCGCACACCACTGGGCCAGCGCCTGGTGGCCAAGGGCCTGATCACCGACGAACAGTTGCAGCAGGCCATCACCAGCCCGGTTCGCAGGCGCCTGGGCCGCGAGTTGCTGCTGCGTGGCTGGCTGAACAGTGAGCAGTTGGTGGCCACCCTGGCCGAACAACTGGACCTGCCCTGGGCACCGCTGAACCCGTTCAAGCTCAGCCCGCAACTGATCGCCAAACTGCCGCGCAAGCTGGCCACCCATTACGGCGTATTGCCCGTGGACGAAGACGGCGGCACCCTGATCCTGGCCAGTGAAAGCCCGGTCAGCCAGGTGTCGCTGGGTGTGATCAGCCGCCAGCTGAAACGCCCGGTCAAGGCACGCCTGGCCCCCCAGGGCCGGGTCACGCTGGGCCTTCGCTACCACTACCCGAGCCCCTGGCAGCATCAAGAAACCCGAGACATGCTGGCTGTGCTTGAACGCCACCAGGACGATGAAGCGCTGCTGGAGCGGGTCAGCCATCACCAAGTCATGCTAGGCGCGCTGCTGCAGGTGCGCGGCATGGTCCCTGTCACCCTGTTCAACCAGGCGTTGATCGACTTCGACCCCGAACACCAAAGCCTCGGCGAGCACCTGATTGCCCGCGGCATCATCACCAGGCAGGTGCTGGAGCAGGCCCTGATCGAACAGGCCAGTGAACAACAAGTGGCGATTGATCTGACCCGGGAGGTGGCATGA